A section of the Triticum dicoccoides isolate Atlit2015 ecotype Zavitan chromosome 7A, WEW_v2.0, whole genome shotgun sequence genome encodes:
- the LOC119329374 gene encoding uncharacterized protein LOC119329374 — protein MQRGRGGRGGLFGFGDPFPAFGGFVPPGNLMSSFFGGSNPFDDPFFTNPSGSMIGPSLFEQSIFGSSMFRPHRALNVGGFQQQGPEPSRPKGPIIEELPSDDDDGADANEHDEKKRTNSMKHPRISKEPYVEDSGDEVQDNKRPRHEKFGKEYVRAGTSYQQQQTYMFQSSTVTYGGSNGACYMSSTTRRSGGDGVVTMEESKEADTTSGKATHRIARGIGNKGHALTRKLNCDGKVNTMQTLQNLSEDELAGFEESWQRNAGPCLPGWDPRLNMLNSGTLSPGIQEDNGMSALPTPNEMFALPAPEQYRGSISSRMKRRPLNGSSQGSPRP, from the exons ATGCAAAGGGGAAGGGGCGGGAGAGGTGGTCTCTTTGGTTTTGGGGACCCTTTTCCTGCTTTTGGCGGCTTTGTACCACCTGGGAACCTTATGTCCAGTTTCTTTGGTGGGTCAAATCCCTTTGATGATCCCTTCTTCACCAATCCCTCTGGTTCTATGATTGGACCTAGCCTGTTTGAGCAAAGCATTTTTGGTTCAAGCATGTTCCGGCCACACAGAGCTCTAAATGTAGGAGGCTTCCAGCAGCAAGGTCCTGAACCAAGCAGGCCAAAAGGGCCGATTATTGAGGAGTTGCCTTCAGACGACGACGATGGTGCAGATGCGAATGAACATGATGAGAAGAAGAGAACTAACTCTATGAAACATCCAAGGATTAGCAAAGAGCCatatgtggaggactctggtgatgaaGTTCAAG ATAATAAGAGACCCAGACATGAGAAATTTGGGAAAGAGTATGTCAGGGCTGGCACATCATATCAACAGCAACAGACCTATATGTTTCAGAGCTCAACTGTTACATATGGTGGTTCAAATGGGGCATGTTATATGTCTTCAACGACTAGGAGGAGTGGTGGAGATGGGGTA GTTACAATGGAAGAAAGTAAGGAAGCAGACACAACAAGTGGTAAAGCAACTCACAGGATCGCACGTGGCATTGGCAATAAG GGTCATGCACTGACTAGGAAACTGAACTGCGATGGAAAAGTTAACACCATgcaaactttgcagaacttgagtgAAG ATGAGCTTGCTGGGTTTGAGGAATCATGGCAAAGGAATGCAGGGCCTTGTCTGCCTGGTTGGGATCCCAGATTAAACATGCTTAACAGTG GAACTCTTAGCCCTGGCATCCAAGAAGATAATGGAATGTCTGCACTTCCAACACCCAATGAAATGTTTGCTCTTCCAGCACCCGAACAATATCGTGGCTCCATTTCGTCGAGGATGAAGAGGCGCCCTTTGAATGGTTCATCCCAGGGCAGTCCCCGTCCATGA
- the LOC119330696 gene encoding AT-hook motif nuclear-localized protein 1-like, translated as MEANPGEASSPTATAPAAAPVAAAAVAVVPEATVSFQSPASAPPPTASHAPAPSPVEMVSSSGLFVPPGMMTAMVAAAGRGALSAGPLVKVGKKRGRPRKYGPDGSLIQPLNATPISASAPMSAAVAAGQYTPAAAVGAAMKRGRGRPLDFAAAAAKPYHHQLHQPPQQQQFGFHFSSIGDMVACSAGGNFTPHIITVAPGEDVTMKVISFSQQGPRAICILSANGVISNVTLRQPDSSGGTLTYEGRFELLSLSGSFMPTENSGARSRSGGMSVSLASPDGRVVGGGVAGLLVAASPVQIVVGSFLPSYPMEPKQKKARVVAAPILSQAPPAVQLSSADTHSSEQGQHSSAAPRMNVVTSSAYSADQNWASTVVQSAPAEASRSASSGDLNLTASGS; from the exons ATGGAGGCCAATCCAGGGGAAGCGAGCTCTCCGACCGCAACTGCGCCTGCGGCTGCACCGGtagcggcagcggcggtggcggtggtgccGGAGGCTACGGTGAGCTTTCAGTCACCGGCATCTGCGCCGCCTCCGACAGCTTCACATGCACCTGCACCGTCTCCGGTGGAGATGGTTAGCTCGAGCGGCCTGTTTGTGCCGCCGGGTATGatgacggcgatggtggcggccgcAGGGAGAGGGGCTCTGTCCGCGGGGCCGTTGGTCAAGGTGGGGAAGAAGCGGGGGAGGCCGAGGAAGTACGGGCCGGACGGGAGCCTGATCCAGCCGTTGAACGCCACGCCGATCTCCGCCTCGGCTCCGATGTCGGCCGCCGTCGCGGCGGGGCAGTACACGCCTGCGGCCGCGGTTGGCGCCGCCATGAAGCGCGGGAGGGGCCGGCCCCTCGACTTCGCCGCCGCGGCGGCCAAGCCGTACCACCACCAGCTGCACCAGCCGCCGCAGCAGCAGCAGTTCGGTTTCCACTTCAGCTCCATTG GTGACATGGTGGCTTGTTCTGCTGGTGGGAATTTCACTCCTCATATCATCACTGTTGCTCCTGGTGAG GATGTGACGATGAAGGTTATATCATTTTCTCaacaaggaccgcgagctatttgtATTCTCTCTGCTAACGGTGTGATATCAAATGTTACACTTCGTCAACCCGACTCCTCTGGCGGCACGTTAACTTATGAG GGACGCTTTGAGTTGCTGTCCTTGTCTGGTTCCTTCATGCCAACTGAAAACAGTGGCGCACGAAGTCGGTCAGGTGGAATGAGTGTTTCTCTTGCCAGCCCAGATGGTCGTGTTGTCGGTGGTGGAGTTGCTGGCCTTCTGGTAGCGGCTAGTCCTGTTCAG ATTGTCGTGGGAAGCTTCCTGCCAAGCTATCCGATGGAACCGAAGCAGAAGAAGGCGAGGGTGGTCGCGGCACCAATCCTTAGCCAGGCACCCCCTGCTGTTCAGCTCTCTAGTGCGGATACGCACAGCAGCGAGCAAGGGCAGCACAGCTCGGCCGCCCCAAGAATGAACGTCGTAACTTCTTCAGCGTACAGCGCAGACCAGAACTGGGCATCCACCGTTGTTCAGTCGGCTCCTGCCGAGGCATCAAGAAGCGCATCGTCGGGCGATCTGAACCTCACTGCCTCTGGATCCTGA